Proteins encoded in a region of the Salvelinus fontinalis isolate EN_2023a chromosome 17, ASM2944872v1, whole genome shotgun sequence genome:
- the si:ch211-284o19.8 gene encoding protein lifeguard 1 produces the protein MTDAQNYSMPTESQDALNSNLPPPYPHGETQVDPIPPYIPPPYSAAPAMYPPSPNPPVLYPPQAGVDMGTLPPGECNPLGEPGSSSPEANAALLVSSFDDKTIRKAFIRKVFSVVTLQLLVTFSIVCVFTFSSAVRAAVQSNIWIYLSSYILFAVVAISLSYSNSFSRSHPWNLVGLSVVTLTLSYLVGTVASFHDTTAVVIAMGATVAISFTIIIFSAQTRVDFTICNGILLVLAVDLLMFSFFCCFFYSNVLQIVYGSLGALLFSLFLAIDCQLVMGRQKYALDPEEYVFAALILYLDIINIFLYLLIIMGGSSK, from the exons ATGACAGATGCTCAGAACTACTCCATGCCCACAGAGTCTCAGGATGCCCTGAACTCTAACCTGCCACCCCCTTACCCCCATGGGGAAACTCAAGTGGACCCCATACCACCATACATACCACCCCCCTACTCTGCAGCTCCAGCCATGTATCCTCCATCCCCCAACCCCCCAGTCCTGTACCCACCACAGGCAGGGGTAGACATGGGAACTCTCCCCCCTGGAGAGTGTAACCCTTTGGGAGAGCCAG GATCTTCTTCACCAGAGGCAAACGCCGCCTTATTGGTGTCATCTTTTGATGACAAGACCATAAGGAAGGCGTTTATCAGAAAG GTGTTCAGTGTCGTGACCCTGCAGTTGCTGGTGACCttcagcattgtgtgtgtgttcaccttcTCCAGTGCGGTGAGGGCGGCGGTGCAGAGCAACATCTGGATCTACCTCAGCTCATACATCCTGTTTGCTGTGGTTGCCATCTCCCTTAGTTACTCCAATTCCTTCAGCAGAAGCCATCCCTGGAACCTGGTGGGACTA TCAGTGGTCACTCTCACCCTATCCTACTTGGTCGGCACTGTGGCCTCATTTCATGACACCACTGCTGTAGTCATCGCCATGGGAGCAACAGTGGCAATCTCCTTCACCATCATCATCTTCTCAGCCCAG ACTCGAGTGGACTTCACAATTTGTAATGGCATCCTGCTGGTGCTGGCAGTGGACCTTCTCATGTTCAGTTTCTTCTGCTGTTTCTTCTACTCCAATGTGCTGCAGATAGTCTACGGATCTCTGGGAGCCCTGCTCTTCTCACTG tTCTTGGCGATTGACTGTCAGCTGGTGATGGGCAGGCAGAAGTACGCTCTAGATCCAGAAGAGTATGTGTTTGCTGCCCTGATCCTGTACCTGGACATCATTAACATCTTCCTCTATCTGCTCATCATAATGGGAGGCTCCAGCAAATAG
- the zgc:66427 gene encoding E3 ubiquitin-protein ligase ZNRF1, which translates to MGTRASRLQEDPVPSAFGKDGITRNSYRRPRCNRPTSLMVDFLGSFDDSETNRSRSEEGSDSDMGQQASTGGSPVDHKSHPSISPSSPAEDNSECKREEDYNSSPEGAVNREHLPGEETGQVPHRTFSERLPGNRHYSGRNVSAKSAWMRGIHQRPVSEAWIGLYRVNNRHGNVRCPFCSKPFPGGRIEDHLLSCLTSPPLPYNTDVLSKDSGECSICLDDLQQGETIARLACLCVYHKSCIDSWVKVKTCCPEHPFD; encoded by the exons ATGGGGACAAGAGCAAGTCGTTTACAAGAGGACCCAGTGCCTTCGGCTTTCGGGAAAGATGGCATCACGCGGAATTCCTATCGACGACCCCGGTGCAATAGGCCCACCAGTCTTATGGTAGACTTTTTGGGGAGTTTTGACGATTCAGAGACCAACCGTAGCCGATCGGAGGAGGGCAGTGATTCGGACATGGGGCAACAGGCGAGCACCGGTGGAAGCCCCGTCGACCACAAGAGCCACCCGTCCATCAGCCCATCATCACCAGCAGAAGACAACAGCGAATGCAAACGCGAGGAAGACTACAATAGCAGTCCTGAGGGTGCTGTAAACAGGGAACATCTGCCTGGAGAGGAGACAGGCCAAGTGCCTCACCGCACTTTCTCTGAACGTTTACCCGGTAATCGACACTATTCTGGGCGCAACGTCAGCGCAAAATCCGCTTGGATGAGAGGCATCCATCAGCGCCCAGTGTCGGAGGCTTGGATTGGCCTCTACCGTGTCAACAACCGACATGGCA ATGTCCGCTGTCCGTTCTGCTCCAAGCCTTTCCCGGGTGGCAGAATTGAGGATCACCTGTTGAGCTGCCTcacatctccccctctcccttacaACA CGGACGTGCTGAGTAAGGACAGCGGTGAGTGTTCCATCTGTCTGGACGACCTGCAGCAGGGAGAGACCATCGCCCGGCTGGCCTGCCTTTGTGTCTACCACAAGAG CTGTATTGACTCCTGGGTGAAGGTGAAGACCTGCTGTCCTGAACACCCTTTTGATTGA